A window from Pseudomonadales bacterium encodes these proteins:
- a CDS encoding glycosyltransferase family 4 protein, translating into MNHPLLVITELFLPTKGGTAVWFDEVYRRIGGKEIHVVTAAVPGSDEHDRDHPNSIHRLRLQRHPWLRPESLAMYLKLLGSSLKLAFTQPVVAVHAGRVLPEGLIGWLVAVCRRVPLLIYAHGEEITTWTQPLKRRVMRFSYRRADCIIANSRFTFDELCKLGVDPARIRTLFPGVDIERFRPGLPAADLRQSIGVDPEQPLLLSVGRLSRRKGFDQVIRALPALIEAGFDPHYAIIGIGEEHDPLARLASELQVRDRLHLLGHVPTDTLPRWYNGCELFVMPNREVDGDTEGFGMVFLEAAACGRTAIAGLAGGTGDAVVDGETGLRIDGAELPALTAAIATLLEDATLRQQLATQALSRARRDFSWHSVAQKTVQLLPNGRRNPE; encoded by the coding sequence ATGAACCACCCGCTGCTGGTCATCACCGAACTCTTTCTGCCCACCAAGGGCGGCACCGCAGTCTGGTTCGACGAGGTCTACCGGCGCATCGGCGGCAAGGAGATCCATGTCGTCACCGCCGCCGTGCCGGGTTCGGACGAGCATGACCGCGACCACCCCAACTCGATCCATCGACTGCGGTTGCAGCGCCACCCCTGGCTGCGTCCCGAGAGTCTGGCGATGTACCTGAAGCTGCTCGGCAGCAGCCTGAAGCTGGCATTCACCCAGCCAGTGGTGGCGGTCCATGCCGGCCGGGTGCTGCCGGAAGGGTTGATCGGCTGGCTGGTCGCCGTCTGCCGGCGCGTGCCGCTGCTGATCTACGCCCATGGCGAAGAGATCACCACCTGGACCCAGCCGCTGAAGCGCCGGGTGATGCGCTTCAGCTACCGGCGGGCCGACTGCATCATCGCCAACAGCCGCTTCACCTTCGACGAGCTGTGCAAGCTGGGGGTCGATCCGGCACGGATCCGGACCCTCTTCCCCGGTGTCGACATCGAGCGGTTTCGCCCCGGACTGCCGGCGGCCGATCTGCGCCAGTCGATCGGTGTCGACCCGGAGCAGCCACTGCTGCTGTCGGTCGGCCGGCTCAGCCGGCGCAAGGGGTTCGATCAGGTGATCCGGGCGCTGCCCGCGCTGATCGAGGCCGGTTTCGACCCGCACTATGCCATCATCGGCATTGGCGAGGAGCATGACCCTCTGGCCCGGCTGGCCAGCGAACTGCAGGTGCGCGACCGCCTGCACCTGCTGGGCCATGTGCCGACCGACACTCTGCCGCGCTGGTACAACGGCTGCGAGCTGTTCGTGATGCCGAACCGCGAGGTCGATGGCGACACCGAAGGCTTCGGCATGGTCTTTCTCGAAGCAGCCGCCTGCGGTCGCACCGCCATCGCCGGACTGGCCGGCGGCACCGGCGATGCCGTGGTCGATGGCGAGACCGGGCTGCGCATCGATGGCGCCGAACTGCCGGCGCTGACGGCGGCCATCGCGACCCTGCTCGAAGATGCCACGCTGCGCCAGCAGCTGGCCACCCAGGCGCTCAGCCGTGCCCGACGGGATTTTTCATGGCACAGCGTGGCGCAGAAGACCGTGCAGCTGCTGCCGAATGGTCGGCGCAACCCTGAATGA
- a CDS encoding tetratricopeptide repeat protein codes for MVGATLNEERAMKRMRYCLGLLWFFSMAVMAQDFARTAEENAMCVAVINQGRDTSDQANWVHMHHYCDCLRFTQRAVSSANEAQRRDNLGQAVDGCNYVLGHVSENFYMRPMVLVSRGRALELAKRPAEAIADYETAIRLNPSYYKAYIGLSDAYMAVGDRKAALQAVERGLQVAPQSTGLQKRLAKLKGS; via the coding sequence ATGGTCGGCGCAACCCTGAATGAGGAGAGAGCGATGAAGCGTATGAGGTATTGTCTTGGCCTGTTGTGGTTTTTTTCCATGGCCGTGATGGCGCAGGATTTTGCCCGGACTGCTGAAGAGAACGCCATGTGTGTCGCAGTGATCAACCAGGGCCGCGACACCTCCGATCAAGCTAACTGGGTGCACATGCACCACTATTGCGACTGTCTGCGTTTTACCCAGCGCGCAGTGAGCAGTGCGAATGAGGCGCAAAGACGGGACAATCTCGGTCAGGCAGTCGATGGCTGCAACTATGTTCTGGGGCATGTCAGTGAGAATTTCTACATGCGACCGATGGTGCTGGTTTCCCGAGGACGTGCGTTGGAGTTGGCCAAACGTCCCGCCGAAGCCATTGCCGACTATGAAACCGCCATCCGTCTCAACCCGAGCTACTACAAGGCCTATATCGGCCTGAGCGATGCCTACATGGCTGTCGGTGACCGCAAAGCAGCGCTGCAGGCAGTCGAGCGTGGCCTTCAGGTCGCGCCGCAATCTACCGGATTGCAGAAACGGCTGGCCAAGCTCAAGGGCTCCTGA
- a CDS encoding glycosyltransferase family 2 protein has translation MQASVIVCTYNRAESLRHTLNALAAQQLPSTVEWELIVVDNNSSDQTREVVLAAQAQFATLHYLHEPRQGLSFARNCGIAAARGEVLLFTDDDVRPEPDWIATVLAALEREQAEACGGYIAPDWEVAPPAWLTERFYGFLAIKTETAACRIDTLDRLPFGANMAFRRQLFDRFGRFDTERGRKGNQLASGEDGELFARLIRAGIKVIHVPEARVHHRIEAFRVEKRYFRRWRSHTSRNLAQTVGLPGERRLAGIPLYLFAQLARAAWRTLVGYLTAPADEAFHREVVLWHFIGTLDGLWRSRHRPVQP, from the coding sequence ATCCAGGCCAGCGTCATCGTCTGCACCTACAACCGTGCCGAATCGCTGCGCCACACCCTGAACGCGCTGGCCGCACAGCAGTTGCCGTCTACGGTCGAGTGGGAACTGATCGTGGTCGACAACAACTCCAGCGACCAGACCCGCGAGGTGGTGCTGGCCGCGCAGGCGCAGTTCGCCACGCTGCATTATCTGCATGAACCCCGACAGGGGCTGTCGTTCGCCCGCAACTGCGGCATCGCGGCGGCACGCGGGGAGGTGCTGCTGTTCACCGACGACGATGTCCGCCCCGAACCCGACTGGATCGCCACGGTGCTGGCCGCGCTCGAGCGCGAACAGGCCGAGGCCTGTGGTGGCTACATCGCGCCCGACTGGGAGGTCGCCCCGCCAGCCTGGCTGACCGAGCGTTTTTACGGTTTTCTGGCCATCAAGACCGAGACCGCAGCCTGTCGGATCGACACGCTCGACCGATTGCCGTTCGGCGCCAACATGGCCTTTCGTCGCCAGCTGTTCGACCGTTTCGGCCGGTTCGACACCGAGCGCGGCCGCAAGGGCAACCAACTGGCCAGCGGCGAGGATGGCGAGCTGTTCGCACGGCTGATCAGGGCCGGCATCAAGGTGATCCATGTGCCCGAGGCGCGGGTGCATCACCGCATCGAGGCGTTCCGGGTCGAAAAGCGCTACTTCCGCCGCTGGCGCTCGCACACCAGCCGCAACTTGGCACAGACGGTGGGGCTGCCGGGAGAGCGACGGCTGGCGGGAATTCCGCTCTATCTGTTTGCCCAGCTGGCCCGCGCGGCCTGGCGCACATTGGTTGGCTACCTGACGGCACCGGCCGATGAGGCCTTCCACCGGGAGGTGGTGCTGTGGCATTTCATCGGCACCCTCGATGGCCTGTGGCGCAGCCGCCACCGGCCGGTACAGCCCTGA
- a CDS encoding sulfatase-like hydrolase/transferase, translated as MSASLTVFICTHNRAELLRRTLHHLNQARRPAISVSILVIANACSDDTQRLLEAYQAEAAEQDWLALDWHAEPRPGKSHALNCGLALIESTLVAFVDDDHRVAEDFLVETVKAAAAFPETTLFCGRILPDWDGSEPAWVHDEGPYRIYPLPVPCFDCGDAGFEIDAQGRLPGGGNLFARTEALRRTGRFSIELGPKGHDLGGGEDTEFIARALNQGERLRYIPTVVQHHFVEHERLELRYLLRKSYQRSKAAMQIQAPSRQIPRYMVRKLVEHGGRALFSLNVSRSRFYLMRVAATLGEIAGTRAARQQRPSWCSFDRPLRWPLWLAAIGTGLTGMALTRPSLESEAVAALTSSAVMALLLTLALVTKSIIDFSQTGPQIRDEVTGAFRFYTLYAMGRLAFWCWLILTLTGSLGAAGWMAVSTLQQADVPGPMALGAAALLSSGMVVLGRFCHLLLHRPAALAASAHYRLSRLYPLWRRLSPARLRHAATLLLLIPTGLLTAAAIVALLRGEPALAALHGGLLLTLTGIAGWSFLPRALQSGPLRTGAPMNLLMIGVDTLRSDRIGRLRHGKPLSPTLDALAERGLFYPNCYTPCARTAPSLISLLTGTWPHRHGVRDNFVDDGQTQLPVTALPELLRAAGYHTAAISDWCGADLGKFSFGFEQVDLPEDQWNLKYLIRQGPKDLRLFLSLFTHSHFGRRFLPELYYLAGIPLTRHLSQRACHAIDQLAGQPKPFFLNLFLSTTHPPFGSEYPHYISQSDPAYQGESKFVMTRLTDPFEIIARQGEAREEFDLDQIIDLYDGCVANLDAELARILRHLQQRGLTQNTLLVLYSDHGMEFFEHDTWGQGNSAIGEASPRTPLILVDPRQPPRGKSAAVVRSIDLLPTLLELLGITAADEIDGVSLAAHLTEGRPPAMLDAFNETGIWLTPPPGMPADHLRYPDLLELIEVADKRSGTLGIKPDYRQQIVLAKDRMLRRGHWKLVHQPLQQGARQLLFDLEQDPHCRHDLAAQHPEVVAQLWPRLDGWIMADPLMRTAPGPAGDGAVRSP; from the coding sequence ATGTCAGCTTCGTTGACGGTCTTCATCTGCACCCACAACCGGGCCGAACTGCTGCGCCGGACCCTGCACCACCTGAATCAGGCGCGGCGACCGGCGATTTCAGTGTCGATTCTGGTGATTGCCAACGCCTGCAGCGACGACACCCAGCGCCTCCTCGAGGCCTATCAGGCAGAGGCCGCAGAGCAGGATTGGCTGGCGCTCGACTGGCATGCCGAACCGCGCCCGGGCAAATCCCATGCGCTCAACTGCGGGCTGGCGCTGATCGAGAGCACGCTGGTGGCCTTCGTCGACGATGACCACCGCGTGGCCGAGGATTTTCTGGTCGAGACCGTCAAGGCTGCCGCGGCCTTTCCCGAGACCACCCTCTTCTGCGGCAGGATCCTGCCCGATTGGGATGGCAGTGAACCGGCATGGGTGCACGACGAAGGACCCTACCGCATCTATCCGCTGCCGGTGCCCTGCTTCGACTGCGGCGATGCAGGATTCGAAATCGACGCGCAGGGTCGGCTCCCCGGCGGCGGCAACCTGTTCGCCCGCACCGAGGCCCTGCGACGCACCGGCAGATTCAGCATCGAACTGGGGCCGAAGGGACACGATCTGGGTGGCGGCGAGGACACCGAGTTCATCGCCCGCGCCCTGAATCAGGGCGAACGGTTGCGCTACATTCCGACCGTGGTGCAACACCACTTCGTCGAGCATGAGCGGCTGGAGTTGCGCTATCTGCTGCGCAAAAGCTATCAGCGCTCCAAGGCGGCGATGCAGATCCAGGCGCCATCGCGGCAGATTCCACGCTACATGGTCCGCAAGCTGGTGGAGCATGGCGGTCGGGCACTGTTCAGCCTCAATGTTTCCCGCAGCCGCTTCTATCTGATGCGGGTCGCCGCCACCCTGGGCGAGATCGCCGGCACACGCGCTGCCCGACAGCAGCGTCCGTCATGGTGTTCATTCGACCGGCCGCTGCGCTGGCCACTGTGGCTGGCCGCAATCGGTACCGGTCTGACGGGCATGGCCCTGACCCGGCCATCACTGGAGAGCGAAGCCGTGGCGGCGCTGACCAGCAGCGCGGTCATGGCGCTGCTGCTGACGCTGGCGCTGGTGACCAAGTCGATCATCGACTTCAGCCAGACCGGACCGCAGATTCGGGACGAGGTCACCGGCGCCTTTCGCTTTTACACCCTCTATGCGATGGGACGGCTGGCCTTCTGGTGCTGGCTGATCCTGACCCTGACCGGCAGCCTCGGCGCGGCAGGCTGGATGGCGGTCAGCACCTTGCAGCAGGCGGACGTGCCGGGCCCCATGGCGCTGGGCGCTGCCGCGCTGCTGTCGAGCGGCATGGTGGTTCTGGGCCGCTTCTGCCACCTGCTGCTCCATCGACCGGCCGCGCTGGCGGCCTCTGCGCACTATCGGCTGAGCCGGCTCTATCCGCTGTGGCGACGGCTGTCGCCGGCGCGATTGCGGCATGCCGCCACCCTGTTGCTGCTGATCCCGACCGGGCTGCTGACCGCAGCGGCCATTGTCGCCCTCCTGCGTGGCGAACCGGCCCTGGCAGCGCTCCACGGTGGTCTGCTGCTGACCCTCACCGGCATTGCCGGCTGGAGCTTTCTGCCCAGAGCATTGCAGAGCGGCCCGCTCCGCACCGGCGCACCGATGAACCTGCTGATGATCGGTGTCGACACCCTGCGCTCCGACCGGATCGGCCGGCTGCGCCACGGCAAGCCGTTGAGCCCCACCCTCGATGCACTGGCCGAGCGCGGCCTGTTCTACCCCAACTGCTACACACCCTGCGCCCGCACCGCACCGAGCCTGATCTCGCTGCTGACCGGCACCTGGCCACACCGCCACGGCGTGCGTGACAACTTTGTCGATGATGGGCAGACGCAACTGCCGGTGACCGCCCTGCCCGAACTGCTGCGGGCGGCGGGCTACCACACCGCGGCCATCTCCGACTGGTGTGGCGCCGACCTCGGCAAATTCAGCTTCGGCTTCGAGCAGGTCGATCTGCCGGAGGATCAGTGGAACCTCAAGTATCTGATCCGCCAGGGGCCCAAGGATCTGCGGCTGTTCCTGTCGCTCTTCACCCACAGCCACTTTGGCCGTCGCTTTCTGCCGGAGCTCTACTACCTGGCCGGCATCCCGCTGACCCGCCATCTGAGCCAGCGCGCCTGCCATGCCATCGACCAGCTGGCCGGCCAGCCCAAGCCGTTCTTTCTCAACCTGTTTCTCTCCACCACCCATCCGCCCTTCGGTTCGGAATATCCGCACTACATCAGCCAGAGCGATCCGGCCTACCAGGGCGAGTCGAAATTCGTGATGACCCGGCTGACCGATCCCTTCGAAATCATCGCCCGGCAGGGCGAGGCGCGCGAGGAGTTCGACCTCGATCAGATCATCGACCTCTACGATGGCTGTGTCGCCAACCTCGATGCCGAACTGGCGCGCATCCTGCGCCATCTGCAACAGCGTGGCCTGACGCAGAACACGCTGCTGGTGCTCTACAGCGACCATGGCATGGAGTTCTTCGAGCATGACACCTGGGGCCAGGGCAACTCGGCGATCGGCGAGGCCAGCCCGCGCACACCGCTGATCCTGGTCGATCCGCGCCAGCCGCCTCGCGGAAAATCAGCGGCGGTGGTGCGCAGCATCGATCTGCTGCCAACGCTGCTCGAACTGCTGGGAATCACCGCTGCCGACGAGATCGATGGCGTGTCGCTGGCGGCCCATCTGACCGAGGGCAGACCGCCCGCCATGCTCGACGCCTTCAACGAAACCGGCATCTGGCTGACTCCTCCACCGGGGATGCCGGCAGACCACCTGCGCTACCCCGACCTGCTCGAACTGATCGAGGTGGCAGACAAGCGCAGCGGCACCCTCGGCATCAAACCCGATTATCGGCAGCAGATCGTGCTGGCCAAGGACCGCATGCTGCGCCGCGGCCACTGGAAACTGGTCCATCAGCCGCTGCAACAGGGCGCGCGCCAGCTGCTGTTCGACCTGGAGCAGGACCCGCACTGCCGGCATGACCTGGCGGCGCAGCACCCCGAGGTGGTGGCGCAATTGTGGCCGCGGCTCGATGGCTGGATCATGGCCGATCCGCTGATGCGGACGGCGCCGGGACCGGCTGGGGATGGGGCCGTCAGGAGCCCTTGA
- a CDS encoding glycosyltransferase has translation MSSDSRPHLLLFSTLFPSVVQPQAGLFIRERMFRVARELPLQVVSPQPWFPGQGLIRRFRPGYRPQAPAIEQQQGITIHHPRFLALPAIGRRWDGLSMALCCWPLLRRLRAAGQIDLIDAHFGYPDGYAAVLLGRWLKRPVTITLRGTEVPHAQGVQRNRLRQAVTGATQLFTVSDSLRRLALELGAAPERLLVVPNGVDRACFHPLDRQAARAELGLPAQARILITVGGLVERKGFHRVIAALPTLLQRHPQLHYLLVGGPCAEGNIEPQLREQVKALGLEGRVHFLGALPPQRLRLPLSAADLFVLPTRNEGWANVLLEALACGLPVVASDVGGNAEVINDPRLGTIVALEDQAALIAAIDAWLGCEVDHGYLANYVGRNGWEQRVSTLVQQFRRLAGHPGNAPATECLTAKQSEECE, from the coding sequence ATGTCCAGCGACAGCCGGCCCCATCTGCTGCTGTTCAGCACGCTGTTTCCCAGCGTGGTGCAGCCGCAGGCCGGACTGTTCATCCGCGAACGGATGTTCCGGGTGGCCCGCGAACTGCCGCTGCAGGTGGTCAGCCCGCAGCCGTGGTTTCCCGGTCAGGGGCTGATTCGCCGGTTCCGGCCCGGCTACCGGCCGCAGGCGCCCGCCATCGAGCAGCAGCAGGGCATCACCATCCACCATCCGCGCTTTCTGGCGCTGCCGGCGATCGGCCGGCGCTGGGATGGCCTGTCGATGGCGCTCTGCTGCTGGCCGCTGCTGCGTCGGCTGCGCGCCGCCGGGCAGATCGACCTGATCGATGCCCACTTCGGCTACCCCGATGGCTATGCGGCGGTGCTGCTCGGCCGCTGGCTGAAGCGACCGGTCACCATCACCCTGCGCGGCACCGAGGTGCCACATGCCCAGGGTGTGCAGCGCAACCGGTTGCGTCAGGCAGTGACTGGCGCGACCCAGCTCTTTACCGTCTCCGATTCATTGCGCCGGCTGGCGCTGGAGCTGGGCGCGGCGCCGGAACGGCTGCTGGTGGTGCCCAATGGCGTCGATCGGGCGTGCTTCCATCCGCTCGACCGCCAGGCCGCCCGTGCCGAACTCGGCTTGCCGGCGCAGGCGCGGATCCTGATCACCGTCGGTGGTCTGGTCGAGCGCAAGGGTTTTCATCGGGTCATCGCGGCGCTGCCGACCCTGCTGCAGCGCCATCCGCAACTGCACTACCTGCTGGTGGGCGGTCCCTGCGCCGAGGGCAACATCGAGCCGCAACTGCGCGAGCAGGTGAAGGCGCTCGGGCTCGAGGGGCGGGTTCACTTTCTCGGGGCCCTGCCACCGCAGCGGCTGCGGCTGCCGCTGTCGGCGGCCGACCTGTTCGTGCTGCCGACCCGCAACGAGGGCTGGGCCAATGTGCTGCTCGAGGCACTGGCCTGCGGCCTGCCGGTGGTGGCCAGCGATGTCGGCGGCAATGCCGAGGTGATCAATGATCCGCGCCTGGGCACCATCGTCGCGCTGGAGGATCAGGCGGCGCTGATCGCGGCGATCGACGCGTGGCTGGGATGCGAGGTCGACCATGGCTATCTGGCCAACTATGTGGGCCGCAACGGCTGGGAACAGCGGGTCAGCACATTGGTACAGCAGTTCCGCCGGCTGGCCGGTCACCCAGGCAACGCCCCGGCGACCGAATGCCTGACCGCGAAACAGAGTGAGGAGTGCGAATGA
- a CDS encoding sulfotransferase, whose amino-acid sequence MAETSFWHKVDKTLRHHQRRAQVWLRDAAWPLFRMRDCRPLFIVGCSRAGTTLVYKTFSESVALGSLQRETHDFWAALHPPAAIGWKSHAVAAELATPEEADRIARHFYAETGHQRWVDKNNQGGLSIPYLLRLFPRAHFVYVKREPGDNVNSLIEGWMRPDEFATWSQQLPGEVALEQGRLRQWCFFLAEGWEAYRHASVEAVCAFQYQAMNQAILTARDAVDPRQWSEIHYEALVDDPVGGFRTLFESCDLPFDAAMAHHCATVLKRPYNAFSPIGVEKWRGSRFADKVERVLPQLTEVAAAMGYPR is encoded by the coding sequence ATGGCTGAGACCTCTTTCTGGCACAAGGTCGACAAGACCCTGCGCCACCACCAGCGACGCGCGCAGGTGTGGCTGCGTGATGCCGCCTGGCCGCTGTTCAGGATGCGAGACTGCCGACCGCTCTTCATCGTCGGCTGCAGCCGCGCCGGCACCACGCTGGTCTACAAGACTTTTTCCGAATCGGTGGCGCTGGGTTCGCTGCAACGCGAGACCCATGACTTCTGGGCGGCGCTCCATCCACCGGCCGCCATCGGCTGGAAGAGCCATGCCGTCGCCGCCGAACTGGCCACGCCGGAAGAAGCAGACCGGATTGCCCGCCATTTCTACGCCGAAACCGGCCATCAGCGCTGGGTCGACAAGAACAACCAGGGTGGGCTGTCGATCCCCTATCTGCTGCGGCTGTTCCCCCGCGCCCACTTCGTCTACGTCAAGCGGGAGCCGGGCGACAACGTCAACTCGCTGATCGAGGGCTGGATGCGGCCCGATGAGTTTGCCACCTGGTCGCAACAGCTGCCCGGCGAGGTGGCGCTGGAGCAGGGCCGATTGCGGCAGTGGTGCTTTTTTCTGGCCGAGGGGTGGGAGGCCTACCGCCATGCCAGCGTCGAGGCGGTCTGCGCCTTCCAGTATCAGGCGATGAACCAGGCGATTCTGACCGCGCGTGATGCGGTCGATCCGCGCCAATGGAGCGAGATCCACTACGAGGCACTGGTCGACGACCCGGTCGGGGGCTTTCGCACGCTGTTCGAATCCTGCGACCTGCCATTCGATGCGGCGATGGCCCACCACTGCGCCACGGTGCTGAAGCGGCCCTACAACGCCTTTTCACCGATCGGCGTCGAGAAGTGGCGCGGCAGCCGCTTTGCCGACAAGGTCGAGCGGGTATTGCCGCAACTGACCGAGGTGGCCGCTGCCATGGGTTATCCGCGGTGA
- a CDS encoding glycosyltransferase, which yields MTTGSPSFSVIIPVYNGAATLARAIDSVLAQRHPAHEIIVVDDGSTDDSGRVAAGYGSAIRYLRQPNQGVSAARNQGAALASGDWLAFLDADDWYHPCRLEAHARLLERAPDVGFMTGDFDYFDDAGNFLRRSMVSTPLGRQLLQQADAAGQAFFGGEQIASFIEAHFGDTHTLSVRRDWFIELGGYPLGLPVCEDVHFLIRLCARAQRIGVHCQPLAVYLIHGASATRRDPVRAQAETVRALSAIAGLEQMPRWIRTGVAGARRHARFDWAMALLRRGQRRQALAAVLPLLSEQPSWASLRQVASVARGCFQNLHSRTEP from the coding sequence ATGACGACGGGCAGCCCCAGCTTCTCGGTGATCATTCCGGTCTACAACGGTGCCGCCACCCTGGCGCGCGCCATCGACTCGGTGCTGGCGCAGCGCCATCCGGCGCACGAGATCATCGTCGTCGATGATGGCTCGACCGACGACTCCGGCAGGGTCGCCGCCGGTTATGGCAGCGCGATCCGCTACCTTCGCCAGCCGAACCAGGGGGTCTCGGCCGCGCGCAACCAGGGTGCCGCGCTGGCCAGCGGCGACTGGCTGGCCTTTCTCGATGCCGATGACTGGTACCACCCCTGCCGGCTCGAAGCCCATGCCCGGCTGCTGGAGCGCGCCCCCGATGTCGGCTTCATGACCGGCGATTTCGACTACTTCGACGATGCCGGAAACTTCCTGCGCCGTTCGATGGTCAGCACCCCGCTCGGGCGGCAGCTGCTGCAACAGGCCGATGCGGCGGGCCAAGCCTTTTTCGGTGGCGAGCAGATCGCCTCCTTCATCGAAGCCCACTTTGGCGACACCCACACCTTGAGTGTCAGGCGTGACTGGTTCATCGAGCTTGGCGGCTATCCGCTCGGCCTGCCGGTTTGCGAGGATGTCCACTTCCTGATCCGGCTCTGCGCCCGCGCGCAACGCATCGGCGTGCACTGCCAGCCACTGGCGGTCTATCTGATTCATGGCGCCAGCGCGACCCGGCGCGATCCGGTGCGGGCGCAGGCCGAGACGGTGCGGGCGCTCTCCGCCATCGCCGGGCTGGAACAGATGCCGCGCTGGATCCGGACCGGTGTCGCCGGCGCCCGCCGCCATGCCCGCTTCGACTGGGCGATGGCCCTGCTGCGCCGCGGTCAGCGTCGCCAGGCGCTCGCTGCCGTCCTGCCACTGCTCAGCGAACAGCCGTCATGGGCCAGTCTGCGGCAGGTGGCCTCGGTGGCACGCGGCTGCTTCCAGAACCTCCATTCGCGAACCGAGCCATGA
- a CDS encoding putative O-glycosylation ligase, exosortase A system-associated: protein MSGFRDFFVLIVVMGSLPLILSRPFLGVLMWSWLSYLNPHKLSWGFAREFPFAMLVALATLAALLLTREEKKVPVNGITILLLLFLFWMLITNITAFFPELAWRQFDKVWKIFLMTFVVMMLAVSRERIQALVAVMALSLAFYGVKGGIFTLTSGGSYAVYGPGGTFIGGNNEIGLALIMTIPLLRYLQLQASARWAKQACLLSMLLCFVSVVGTQSRGAFVAVLVMSLYLFFKSRGSLLLLVPMVAVGAFIYSFMPDSWHYRMSTIETYDQDASALGRINAWKMAFNLAQDRLMGGGFDCFQGPVFGLYAPVPWDVHDAHSIYFEVLGEHGFVGLALFLLLGLSGLLLAGRTIRLVGDDPQQRWLRDLAAMLQVALIGYAAAGLFLGLAYFDFYYALLALIAVGHRIATGDLRVTGLWKLEQAGSVLARPGVAGHG, encoded by the coding sequence ATGAGCGGCTTTCGTGATTTCTTCGTGCTGATCGTGGTGATGGGCAGCCTGCCGCTGATCCTGAGCCGCCCCTTTCTCGGTGTGCTGATGTGGTCGTGGCTCAGCTATCTCAACCCGCACAAGCTGAGCTGGGGGTTCGCGCGCGAGTTCCCGTTCGCGATGCTGGTGGCGCTGGCCACGCTGGCCGCGCTGCTGCTGACCCGCGAAGAGAAGAAGGTGCCGGTCAATGGCATCACCATCCTGCTGCTGCTGTTCCTGTTCTGGATGCTGATCACCAATATCACGGCTTTTTTTCCTGAACTGGCCTGGCGGCAGTTCGACAAGGTGTGGAAAATTTTTCTGATGACTTTCGTGGTGATGATGCTGGCGGTCAGCCGCGAACGGATCCAGGCGCTGGTGGCGGTGATGGCGCTGTCGCTCGCCTTCTACGGCGTCAAGGGCGGCATCTTCACGCTGACCAGCGGTGGCAGCTATGCAGTCTATGGCCCGGGTGGCACCTTCATCGGTGGCAACAACGAGATTGGCCTGGCGCTGATCATGACCATTCCGCTGCTGCGCTACCTGCAGTTGCAGGCCAGTGCACGCTGGGCCAAGCAGGCTTGCCTGTTGAGCATGTTGCTCTGCTTTGTCTCAGTGGTGGGGACTCAGTCGCGCGGCGCCTTTGTCGCCGTGCTGGTGATGAGCCTCTATCTGTTCTTCAAAAGTCGCGGCTCGCTGCTGCTGCTGGTGCCGATGGTGGCCGTCGGCGCCTTCATCTACAGCTTCATGCCGGACAGTTGGCACTATCGGATGAGCACGATCGAAACCTATGACCAGGATGCCTCGGCGCTGGGGCGGATCAACGCCTGGAAGATGGCCTTCAATTTGGCGCAGGATCGGCTCATGGGGGGCGGATTCGACTGCTTCCAGGGGCCGGTCTTTGGCCTTTACGCTCCGGTGCCCTGGGATGTCCACGATGCCCACAGCATCTATTTCGAGGTGCTGGGGGAGCATGGCTTTGTCGGCCTTGCCCTGTTCCTGCTGCTGGGGCTGTCGGGGCTGCTGCTGGCCGGGCGCACCATCCGGCTGGTGGGAGATGATCCGCAGCAGCGCTGGCTGCGCGACCTGGCCGCCATGCTGCAGGTGGCGCTGATCGGCTATGCGGCCGCCGGACTCTTTCTGGGGCTGGCCTATTTCGACTTCTACTATGCGCTGCTGGCCCTGATCGCGGTGGGTCACCGCATCGCCACCGGCGATCTGCGGGTGACTGGTTTGTGGAAGCTGGAGCAGGCCGGCAGTGTGCTTGCACGACCGGGGGTGGCGGGCCATGGCTGA